In Acidianus brierleyi, one genomic interval encodes:
- a CDS encoding glycosyltransferase: MNEENYIIFLTISLLIGFIYFMINSYFAVSSPKLLPKKSYDLKKVTAIIPVYNEDPDLFEKVMQSVSGIKTIVVGDGCLEPYYSITKKYEGEFIYIKNRSGKRNALAQGLKKVKTEFVLFLDSDTILSEGSLTHMLSLMDEKTGGISPRVLMINNNKYSYYYSEFFERMSEVLQRALSRRGKVAVLYGHCALYRVDLIKKIVLSKNFTNPQVLGKRLTIGDDRQLTNFILNSGYRAIIDYESTAFTMPPEDIKGFVNQVIRWTKSNYFYFISDVIHGTIFKKGTLYIFNSFYTNVLPLLFIVFLLLDFSHDPKSYMYELFEYPKILLYVIFRIMDFLASMPILINILYIHTSHSFHGTPIHLFYNGHKLHVKFLTTTIHILSSLSSLPFAFAMFKLVERDRLKIIILGSVALVVQFFAAFYALLTLWKQDSWRTR, from the coding sequence ATGAATGAAGAGAATTATATAATTTTTCTTACCATCTCTTTGCTTATCGGATTCATATATTTTATGATAAATTCATATTTTGCTGTATCATCGCCTAAATTATTACCTAAAAAAAGTTATGATCTAAAAAAAGTTACCGCTATAATACCAGTATATAATGAAGATCCGGATCTTTTTGAAAAGGTTATGCAAAGCGTATCAGGAATAAAAACTATAGTAGTAGGAGACGGTTGCTTAGAACCATATTATTCCATAACTAAGAAATATGAAGGAGAGTTTATTTACATCAAAAATAGATCGGGTAAAAGGAATGCATTAGCTCAAGGATTAAAGAAAGTAAAAACTGAATTTGTATTGTTTTTAGATAGTGATACTATACTATCTGAAGGATCATTAACTCATATGTTAAGTCTCATGGACGAGAAAACTGGAGGAATTAGTCCAAGAGTTCTTATGATTAATAATAACAAGTACTCTTACTATTATTCAGAATTTTTTGAAAGAATGTCTGAAGTACTTCAAAGAGCCTTAAGTAGAAGAGGTAAAGTAGCAGTATTATATGGCCATTGTGCATTATATAGAGTTGATTTAATTAAAAAAATAGTTCTATCTAAAAATTTTACCAACCCTCAAGTGCTAGGTAAAAGGCTAACTATAGGTGATGATAGACAATTAACAAATTTTATTTTAAATAGTGGTTATAGAGCAATAATCGATTATGAGTCTACAGCTTTTACTATGCCTCCTGAAGATATCAAAGGTTTCGTAAATCAAGTTATAAGATGGACAAAATCTAACTATTTCTATTTTATAAGTGACGTTATTCATGGTACTATTTTCAAAAAAGGCACTTTATATATATTTAATTCATTTTACACTAATGTACTTCCGCTATTATTCATAGTATTTTTATTGCTTGATTTCTCGCATGATCCTAAAAGTTACATGTATGAATTATTTGAGTATCCTAAAATTCTGCTATACGTGATTTTCAGAATTATGGATTTTCTGGCATCAATGCCTATACTTATAAACATATTATATATTCATACTTCTCATTCATTCCATGGTACTCCTATACATTTATTCTATAATGGGCATAAGTTGCACGTAAAATTTCTCACGACCACTATTCATATTCTCAGTTCTTTATCATCATTACCTTTTGCTTTTGCTATGTTTAAATTAGTAGAAAGAGACAGATTGAAAATAATTATATTAGGTTCAGTAGCACTAGTCGTTCAATTTTTTGCTGCATTTTATGCTTTATTAACCTTATGGAAGCAGGATAGCTGGAGGACTAGATAG
- a CDS encoding ABC transporter ATP-binding protein: MEINNVWKSYGKIVANEEVSMTVRENEIVSILGPNGAGKTTLLKQIYGELEPDKGEIRILDKRPTDVKVKKKIGTLPQEVRPFTQLTVYDNLFYIGRIKGVNKKTLEERIEELLRKLDLEHVKMKIARDLSGGMKRKLLLAMALVNNPQLLVLDEPTTGLDPEGRRKIWDLLLDMKRNGKSILLTTHYLDEAEKLSNRIYFLNKKVIFSGTPLEIKAKFTEWYEVIDYTNNKVYKVGGDKVKDIVMSIKGKFEVKTPSLEDIYLQIFQSE; this comes from the coding sequence ATTGAGATAAACAACGTTTGGAAAAGCTATGGTAAAATTGTGGCTAATGAAGAAGTATCCATGACAGTTAGAGAGAATGAAATAGTATCTATACTTGGACCTAACGGTGCAGGGAAAACTACCTTATTGAAACAAATCTATGGAGAACTTGAACCTGATAAAGGTGAAATAAGGATTTTAGATAAGAGACCTACTGACGTAAAAGTGAAGAAGAAAATAGGCACACTTCCCCAAGAAGTCAGACCTTTTACTCAGTTAACAGTTTATGATAATTTGTTTTACATAGGGAGAATAAAGGGGGTTAATAAGAAAACTTTAGAGGAAAGGATAGAAGAGTTACTCAGAAAGCTTGACCTAGAGCATGTGAAGATGAAAATAGCTAGGGATCTATCTGGTGGAATGAAAAGAAAGTTACTGCTTGCAATGGCGCTAGTTAACAACCCTCAACTTCTAGTTTTAGATGAGCCGACTACCGGATTAGATCCTGAGGGAAGAAGGAAAATATGGGATCTTTTACTCGATATGAAAAGGAATGGTAAAAGTATACTTCTCACTACTCATTATTTAGATGAAGCAGAGAAGTTGTCTAATAGGATTTACTTTCTGAACAAGAAAGTTATATTTTCAGGTACTCCGTTGGAGATAAAGGCTAAGTTCACGGAATGGTATGAGGTCATAGATTATACTAATAATAAAGTATACAAGGTAGGAGGGGACAAGGTCAAGGATATAGTAATGTCAATTAAAGGTAAATTCGAGGTTAAAACGCCAAGTCTAGAGGATATATATCTACAAATATTCCAAAGTGAGTGA
- a CDS encoding PDZ domain-containing protein → MLFNVIPRSRYLDILAEGQEGIVTFPTYIPGSYVIRELERNIIEIEGVRMSKNKFYVKSKFKYRIYTLSKDQREAISTRDYLFINPASVFPFQDINEKYCVQIETSWNIITPLKKEGNFYCGENYHEFADSPIEASPFLKEIKIDDLHSISTIDEIDISAIRKIVEEADKIIKPKEKYIFFFRRSDKNYGGIEHKNSSAIVVSWERKDLSELFAHEYFHRLNVKTLIPKDLVHNYEREIYTDLLWFAEGFTDYMALLISLRAGLDTPEEALRGILSSLYKLTFPGAKIMSLAESSYTTWIKYYRQDENFLNSSISYYNGGLSLAFYVDIKLTKNGKRIDEIFKRLPNRYSFSDIQGVLDKLGFYESDLVYSPARKILDSIKEEISLEFMDKDKPYYGIMLDNNKIRFVEDNSPADNAGLLPDDQIVAVNGINKPLEVKDEVNLTVLREGRLKDVKISSGRNPGHALRAKIDGKIAETIFGKNEVKAEYTSSIL, encoded by the coding sequence ATGCTTTTTAATGTTATACCAAGAAGCAGATACCTAGATATATTAGCTGAAGGGCAAGAAGGTATAGTAACATTTCCAACTTATATACCTGGCTCTTATGTAATAAGAGAGTTAGAACGAAATATAATAGAAATTGAAGGAGTTAGAATGTCTAAAAATAAATTTTATGTTAAAAGTAAATTTAAATATAGAATATACACTTTAAGTAAAGATCAGAGAGAAGCTATATCTACAAGAGATTATTTATTTATTAATCCAGCTTCAGTATTTCCTTTTCAAGATATTAATGAGAAATATTGCGTTCAAATAGAAACTTCATGGAATATAATAACTCCGCTAAAAAAAGAGGGTAATTTTTATTGTGGTGAAAATTATCATGAGTTTGCAGATTCACCTATAGAAGCTTCTCCTTTTCTGAAAGAAATAAAAATAGACGATCTTCATTCAATATCTACAATTGATGAGATAGATATTTCGGCCATTAGAAAAATAGTTGAAGAAGCCGACAAGATAATTAAACCCAAAGAAAAATACATTTTCTTCTTTAGAAGATCTGATAAAAACTACGGAGGTATTGAGCACAAAAATTCGTCTGCAATTGTGGTTTCTTGGGAAAGAAAAGATTTATCAGAACTATTTGCTCATGAGTATTTTCACAGACTTAATGTAAAAACATTAATACCTAAAGATCTTGTTCACAATTACGAGAGAGAGATTTACACTGATTTATTATGGTTTGCAGAAGGATTTACTGACTATATGGCTCTTCTCATTTCATTAAGGGCCGGTTTAGATACTCCAGAAGAGGCACTGAGGGGTATTCTTTCTTCTTTATATAAATTAACATTTCCAGGTGCAAAAATAATGAGCTTAGCCGAATCTTCATATACTACCTGGATAAAATACTATAGGCAAGATGAAAATTTTCTTAATTCATCAATATCTTATTATAACGGAGGATTATCATTAGCATTTTATGTTGACATAAAGTTGACAAAAAATGGAAAAAGAATAGATGAAATATTTAAAAGACTACCAAACAGATATTCATTTTCCGATATACAAGGCGTATTAGATAAATTAGGATTTTATGAATCAGATCTAGTATATTCTCCTGCACGTAAGATATTAGACTCAATAAAGGAAGAAATATCCTTAGAATTTATGGACAAGGATAAACCTTACTATGGAATAATGCTCGATAATAATAAAATCCGTTTTGTAGAAGATAATTCTCCCGCAGACAACGCAGGATTACTTCCAGACGATCAAATAGTTGCCGTAAACGGAATAAATAAGCCTTTAGAAGTTAAAGACGAAGTAAATCTAACTGTTTTGAGAGAAGGAAGACTTAAAGACGTTAAGATTTCCTCTGGGAGAAATCCTGGACACGCTTTAAGAGCTAAAATAGATGGTAAGATTGCAGAAACTATTTTTGGTAAAAATGAAGTAAAAGCAGAATATACTTCAAGTATTCTTTAG
- a CDS encoding RNA-guided endonuclease InsQ/TnpB family protein codes for MSDVGLRFRAYTNEQTLRALKAQLRLASEVYNTLRWADIYFHERDGKGLTKTELRQLALDLRKQDEQYQQIYSQTLQQIADRFYDARQRFFDGLARFPKEKKAHKWYSLVYPQSGWKVLKVREIRTKSKKNKKKVITLQLSNLGIFNVVVHRDFPLDKVKRVIVKLTPSGRVYITFVVDQEYPQLPKTNKVVAVDVGVEKLLTTSDGEYVPNQRPYEKALNKMKRLHKALSRKKFLSRNWFKAKIRLARAHEHLKNLRKDMYMKLGKYFAEHYDVLVMEDIHVKQLVGKSLRRLRMRLHDVAIHELRSIMEYQLGKYGKKLTLVDPAFTSMTCARCGHVKKDLTLADRVFVCPKCGWVADRDYNASLNILRRSGSERPLVPVELRPLPLASLGFEAGSPVR; via the coding sequence ATGTCTGACGTAGGGTTACGCTTCAGAGCGTACACTAACGAACAAACATTGAGGGCGTTAAAAGCCCAGTTGAGGTTAGCGTCAGAAGTATACAACACCCTACGTTGGGCAGACATCTATTTTCATGAAAGAGATGGAAAAGGACTCACTAAGACGGAGTTGAGGCAACTAGCTCTCGATCTGAGAAAACAGGATGAACAGTATCAACAAATCTATTCCCAAACACTGCAGCAGATTGCAGACAGATTCTACGACGCTAGACAGAGGTTCTTCGATGGGTTAGCACGTTTCCCAAAGGAAAAGAAAGCACACAAGTGGTACTCCCTCGTCTACCCTCAATCAGGTTGGAAAGTCCTGAAGGTGAGAGAAATAAGGACGAAGAGCAAGAAGAACAAGAAGAAGGTAATAACGCTTCAGCTGTCAAACCTAGGGATCTTCAACGTCGTTGTCCATAGGGACTTCCCGCTAGACAAGGTAAAGAGGGTCATAGTGAAGTTAACACCGTCAGGGAGAGTGTACATTACTTTCGTTGTGGATCAAGAGTATCCTCAACTCCCAAAGACAAACAAAGTTGTTGCTGTGGATGTTGGCGTAGAGAAACTTCTCACTACCTCTGACGGGGAATATGTCCCCAACCAGAGACCTTACGAGAAGGCACTCAATAAGATGAAGAGGCTTCATAAAGCTCTCTCACGGAAGAAGTTCTTGTCACGCAACTGGTTTAAGGCAAAGATTCGTCTAGCGAGGGCTCACGAACACTTGAAGAACCTTAGGAAGGACATGTACATGAAACTTGGTAAGTATTTTGCTGAGCATTATGATGTTCTCGTAATGGAGGATATTCATGTTAAGCAACTTGTTGGTAAGTCTCTCAGAAGGCTGAGGATGAGGTTACACGATGTTGCTATTCATGAGCTTAGGAGTATCATGGAGTATCAACTTGGGAAGTATGGTAAGAAACTCACTCTAGTGGATCCTGCTTTTACTTCAATGACTTGTGCTAGGTGCGGGCATGTTAAGAAAGATTTGACGTTGGCTGATCGTGTGTTTGTCTGTCCCAAGTGCGGTTGGGTCGCTGATCGTGATTATAATGCTTCTCTTAATATTCTGAGGAGATCGGGGTCGGAACGACCCTTAGTGCCTGTGGAGCTGAGACCTCTACCTTTGGCAAGCCTCGGCTTTGAAGCAGGAAGCCCCGTCCGTTAG
- a CDS encoding transcriptional regulator, with protein sequence MSDEKSKEIGEILKFVASSPIFSSPIRLTILLALAGFKEINFTDLQKALEVNKSTLSINLKVLESEGVIQIKYKIDRNRPKQIIIITEKGKEITEKYLSMLEKYKNFLTNL encoded by the coding sequence ATGAGTGACGAGAAATCAAAAGAAATAGGTGAAATTCTCAAGTTCGTAGCTTCAAGTCCCATCTTTTCATCACCTATAAGGCTAACCATTCTTTTGGCGCTTGCTGGATTTAAAGAAATTAACTTCACAGATTTACAGAAAGCTCTAGAGGTAAATAAATCAACGTTATCAATAAACTTGAAGGTTCTGGAGTCAGAGGGAGTAATACAAATAAAGTATAAAATAGACAGGAATAGACCTAAGCAGATTATAATAATAACCGAAAAAGGCAAAGAGATAACTGAAAAATATCTATCAATGCTAGAGAAATATAAAAATTTCTTGACTAATTTATAA
- a CDS encoding NRAMP family divalent metal transporter → MHRNNIYFLKLFGPAWLVMMADMDASSTIGAAETGAIFKYGLIWFLLLLVIPLYFIQEVSGRIGAVTRKGLGEVIRENYSRKTAILLSFPMALTDVITYIIEYLGVAIGLEMMGVPVYITVPIVYIIHILIVTKRKYIKAEKILLLISSLLIIGFGATLAVRGIKDYSPIYFVPSPDFIYILAVNVGAVIMPFMLFFQASATAEKMRWIPKTSENFLNRAIKHVKAETLIGAIVTELLMAIVEMATAGIDPSANFASASDLSSALQYIAGSYSPYLFGIGLIGAGFLALVIISLGSAWGIVEALGIPREKSYIVYILESLPAVIVTLIIPSYLLINVVLNLLVAFIFVLIGPAIVMGMIARNKKIMGEFRSSCLQNVEYWGSLIFIVIFGILAIL, encoded by the coding sequence ATGCATCGTAATAATATTTATTTCCTAAAGCTCTTTGGTCCGGCATGGTTAGTAATGATGGCAGATATGGATGCTAGCAGTACCATAGGTGCAGCCGAAACTGGAGCTATTTTTAAATACGGATTAATTTGGTTCCTGCTTCTTCTTGTCATTCCCCTTTATTTTATACAAGAGGTTTCAGGAAGAATTGGTGCAGTTACAAGAAAAGGACTTGGAGAAGTAATAAGAGAAAACTATAGTAGAAAAACCGCTATCCTTTTATCTTTTCCAATGGCTCTAACTGATGTTATAACATATATAATAGAATATCTAGGTGTGGCAATAGGTTTAGAAATGATGGGAGTTCCAGTATATATTACTGTGCCTATAGTTTACATAATTCATATTTTAATAGTAACTAAAAGAAAATATATTAAAGCTGAAAAAATATTACTTCTAATATCATCATTACTTATAATTGGCTTTGGTGCTACTCTGGCAGTTAGAGGAATAAAGGACTATTCTCCAATTTACTTTGTGCCATCTCCAGATTTTATTTACATACTTGCAGTTAATGTAGGTGCAGTTATAATGCCATTCATGTTGTTTTTTCAAGCATCAGCAACTGCAGAAAAAATGAGATGGATTCCTAAAACTAGTGAGAATTTCTTAAATAGAGCAATAAAGCATGTAAAAGCTGAGACTCTTATAGGTGCAATAGTAACTGAGCTCTTAATGGCCATAGTAGAAATGGCTACTGCTGGAATAGATCCTTCTGCAAATTTTGCTTCCGCTAGCGATCTCTCAAGCGCTTTACAGTATATAGCAGGAAGTTATTCCCCATATCTCTTTGGAATCGGACTTATAGGAGCCGGATTTTTAGCTTTAGTTATAATATCGTTAGGAAGTGCTTGGGGTATCGTAGAAGCTCTAGGCATACCTAGGGAAAAATCTTATATCGTTTACATTCTAGAAAGCTTACCTGCAGTTATAGTAACATTAATCATTCCTTCTTATTTATTAATAAATGTAGTACTTAATCTTCTTGTAGCATTTATATTTGTATTAATAGGACCTGCAATAGTAATGGGAATGATAGCCAGAAAT
- a CDS encoding SMP-30/gluconolactonase/LRE family protein has protein sequence MDKISPYSGELYEGPIWVKDSLYWVDILKGEIHRLKGKEYKKIVLENYVSSIQPHVNGNIIATSGHGLYSINFEKNDIHKIFEVKDWDSRNRFNDGKCDALGRYWIGTMNLEEKYPTGGLFVLDLNKNYKKVLDGTTISNGLAWSSDNKKFYFIDSPTKKVFSFDFNINEGYLSNMVVAIDLSKYNGNPDGMTIDSEGKLWVALFGGKKVLRCDPNNGDILDEVELPTPNVTSVTFGGDNLNILYITTAKIHLKEPDKNAGYLYYEKTNYRGTETNYCKI, from the coding sequence ATGGATAAAATATCTCCTTATAGTGGAGAGCTTTATGAAGGACCAATATGGGTGAAGGACTCATTATATTGGGTAGACATTCTAAAGGGAGAAATACATAGATTAAAGGGAAAAGAATATAAAAAAATTGTTTTAGAGAACTATGTTAGTTCAATACAGCCTCATGTAAATGGAAATATAATAGCCACATCAGGACACGGACTTTATTCTATAAACTTCGAGAAAAACGATATTCATAAAATTTTTGAAGTTAAGGATTGGGATTCTAGAAACAGATTCAATGACGGTAAATGTGATGCTTTAGGAAGATATTGGATAGGCACAATGAATTTAGAGGAAAAATATCCTACTGGAGGATTATTTGTTTTGGATCTAAACAAAAACTATAAAAAGGTACTTGATGGAACTACAATATCTAACGGATTAGCGTGGAGTTCTGATAATAAAAAATTTTATTTTATAGATTCTCCCACAAAAAAGGTATTTTCGTTTGATTTTAACATAAATGAAGGTTATCTATCAAATATGGTAGTAGCCATAGATCTTTCTAAATATAATGGAAATCCTGATGGAATGACTATAGACTCTGAAGGAAAACTATGGGTAGCTCTTTTTGGAGGAAAGAAAGTTTTAAGATGCGATCCAAATAATGGTGACATACTAGATGAAGTTGAACTACCTACACCAAATGTAACTTCTGTAACTTTTGGAGGAGATAACTTGAATATACTTTATATAACTACAGCTAAGATTCATTTAAAAGAACCAGATAAAAATGCAGGATATTTGTACTATGAAAAAACAAATTATAGAGGGACTGAAACAAATTATTGTAAAATATAA
- a CDS encoding class I SAM-dependent methyltransferase — MHNHSFLLSPLRKKFEDPEKFLPNLININDTIADLGCGPGYYCQFLVKLTRNKIYCVDKNEEFINEAKRIVNSDNVIFLIEDSSHTSIPSSSIDKVIFANSFHDMKNKEKVYEEVLRILKPTGKVIIIDWKKENTSFGPPLSIRMSKEDYLNIFKNFKIEKEFYVGPYHQGLVLSR, encoded by the coding sequence ATGCATAATCACAGTTTTCTTCTTAGCCCTTTAAGAAAGAAGTTTGAAGATCCTGAAAAGTTTCTCCCTAACTTAATTAATATAAACGATACTATAGCGGATTTAGGCTGTGGACCTGGATATTATTGCCAATTTCTAGTTAAACTTACTAGAAATAAGATATATTGTGTAGATAAAAATGAAGAATTTATAAATGAAGCAAAAAGAATTGTAAATTCAGATAATGTTATATTTCTTATAGAGGACTCTTCACACACGTCAATACCTTCTAGTTCTATAGATAAGGTAATTTTTGCCAATTCTTTCCATGATATGAAAAATAAGGAGAAAGTTTATGAAGAAGTATTAAGAATACTCAAACCAACAGGAAAAGTTATTATAATAGACTGGAAAAAGGAAAATACTTCTTTCGGCCCTCCTTTGAGTATTAGAATGAGCAAAGAAGATTACCTTAATATTTTTAAAAATTTTAAAATAGAAAAGGAATTTTATGTAGGGCCATATCATCAAGGCTTAGTTTTAAGCAGGTAA
- a CDS encoding ParA family protein: MRITVYGVKGGIGKSTICLTLGKTLARKGKKVLIIDRDPLGWSSNVIGIKDKGLINSIIDNISANFFKSVKIENGYLDVIKFYGDPSRVFNDSYILTRNREAKKKFEEIYSNILHTNKYDFYIVDNFAMVNYNNDIVFHEREVFYRILPNIESYRIYVSDHSATTLKNTENYIEKIEKSTNIGKPLGLTVNMVPPYPKDLEDIRIEVEKILQRKKLGIGIIIPFIEKLFGFSGTLNELDIPNQIDKLSDNIIKGFLTGYTIT; this comes from the coding sequence ATGAGAATTACCGTATACGGAGTGAAGGGAGGAATAGGGAAATCTACTATATGCTTAACCTTAGGAAAGACACTAGCAAGAAAAGGGAAGAAAGTCCTAATAATCGATAGGGATCCATTAGGTTGGAGTTCTAATGTTATAGGAATAAAAGATAAAGGTTTGATAAATTCAATAATAGATAATATTTCGGCAAATTTTTTTAAAAGTGTAAAAATAGAAAATGGATATTTGGATGTTATAAAATTTTACGGAGATCCGTCAAGAGTTTTTAACGACTCATATATACTTACTAGAAATAGGGAAGCAAAGAAAAAATTTGAAGAGATATACTCGAATATTCTGCATACTAATAAATACGATTTCTATATCGTAGATAATTTCGCTATGGTAAATTATAATAACGATATAGTATTCCATGAGAGAGAAGTATTCTATAGAATCTTACCTAATATAGAGTCCTATAGAATATATGTTTCTGATCATTCTGCTACTACATTGAAAAATACAGAAAATTATATAGAAAAAATAGAGAAATCGACTAATATTGGAAAACCCCTAGGATTAACTGTAAACATGGTACCACCATATCCAAAAGATCTAGAAGATATTAGAATAGAAGTAGAGAAAATATTACAAAGAAAAAAACTTGGAATAGGTATAATCATACCATTTATAGAGAAATTATTTGGATTTTCTGGAACGTTAAATGAGTTAGATATTCCAAATCAAATTGATAAATTATCTGATAATATAATAAAAGGATTTCTAACAGGTTACACAATAACCTAG
- a CDS encoding ABC transporter permease, translated as MLREILYIVVMQIKGAKSYALGYVFFSLLFPLGFMLVFASFVSNSYRLYIISGTLTAYLFISTFTAVANNLANEIESGRFSLILDAGVRKELYSISIALSQIILDIMPILTILTIGVLIYNIQLKSIPLIIIALSSSIALSSIFGMTLASVIKNPYEVSQYSNVLGFALTFFAPVYYPLSFIPLPYRYLVFLEPSTYVSQSIYYSLEGNAYSLLWSLGAVMISFLLTIINKRSQRLYRRNLIIKDESSVHL; from the coding sequence ATGTTAAGGGAAATACTTTATATAGTAGTAATGCAGATAAAGGGAGCTAAGAGTTATGCATTAGGTTACGTGTTCTTTTCCCTACTATTTCCATTAGGATTTATGTTAGTATTTGCGTCTTTCGTGTCTAACTCTTACAGACTCTATATTATATCTGGCACTCTTACAGCTTATCTATTCATAAGTACTTTTACTGCCGTAGCGAATAATCTTGCTAATGAAATTGAATCTGGCAGGTTTTCATTAATACTAGATGCAGGAGTAAGGAAGGAATTATACAGTATTAGTATAGCATTGTCACAGATAATTTTAGATATCATGCCTATATTAACTATTTTGACTATAGGAGTACTTATATACAATATACAGTTAAAATCTATTCCTTTAATTATAATTGCCTTATCTTCTTCTATAGCATTATCTTCTATATTTGGAATGACACTGGCCTCAGTAATTAAAAATCCATACGAGGTGAGTCAGTACTCTAACGTTTTGGGTTTTGCATTAACTTTCTTCGCTCCTGTTTATTATCCTTTATCTTTTATTCCTCTACCATATAGGTATTTGGTCTTTCTTGAACCCAGCACTTATGTATCTCAATCAATTTATTATTCTCTAGAGGGTAACGCGTACTCATTATTATGGAGTCTGGGAGCAGTTATGATATCATTTTTACTAACTATTATAAACAAGAGATCACAAAGACTATATAGACGTAATTTAATAATTAAGGACGAATCTTCAGTCCATTTATAA